A single region of the Pseudomonas sp. VD-NE ins genome encodes:
- a CDS encoding response regulator transcription factor has product MRLLLVEDHVPLADELLAGLQRQGYAVDWLADGRDALYQGSSEPYDLIILDLGLPGVPGLEVLAQWRAGGLAIPVLILTARDSWAERIEGLKAGADDYLTKPFHPEELQLRIQSLLRRSKGQANQPTLQAAGLHLDEGRQCVVRDGADIQLTAAEFRLLRYFMLHPEQILSKSHLAEHLYDGETERDSNVLEVHVNHLRRKLGKSVIETRRGQGYLFGGQAS; this is encoded by the coding sequence ATGCGTTTGCTATTGGTGGAAGACCACGTACCGCTGGCCGACGAATTGCTCGCCGGCCTGCAACGCCAAGGCTACGCGGTGGATTGGCTGGCGGACGGTCGTGATGCGCTGTATCAGGGCAGCAGCGAGCCGTATGACCTGATCATTCTCGACCTCGGCCTGCCCGGCGTGCCGGGGCTGGAGGTGCTGGCGCAATGGCGCGCCGGTGGTCTGGCAATTCCGGTGTTGATCCTCACCGCGCGCGATTCCTGGGCTGAACGCATCGAGGGCTTGAAGGCTGGCGCCGACGATTACCTGACCAAGCCGTTCCACCCCGAAGAGCTGCAACTGCGCATTCAGTCGTTGTTGCGCCGCTCCAAAGGCCAGGCCAATCAGCCGACCTTGCAGGCGGCCGGTCTGCATCTGGACGAGGGCCGCCAGTGCGTGGTGCGCGACGGTGCCGACATTCAACTGACCGCCGCCGAATTCCGCCTGTTGCGCTATTTCATGTTGCACCCGGAACAGATCCTCTCCAAAAGCCACCTCGCCGAACACCTCTACGACGGTGAAACCGAGCGTGACTCCAACGTCCTCGAAGTGCACGTCAATCACCTGCGGCGCAAACTCGGCAAAAGCGTGATCGAAACCCGTCGCGGCCAGGGTTACCTGTTCGGCGGACAAGCTTCGTGA
- the codB gene encoding cytosine permease — MTQNAPGNDYPLSEVPMHARKGLASTAMVLLGFTFFTATMFAGGKLGVAFSFGEMMAVIIVGNLLLGLYAAGLGYIAFKSGLNSVLMGRFCFGEVGSKLSDLILGFTQIGWYAWGTATAAVVLGKYFDLAEGTVLGLMVLFGLVFCATAYVGYRGLEILSYIAVPAMMLLLMLSMWVATVKVGGFEGLLSVVPTGSLDWSTAITLVFGTFVSGATQATNWTRFSRSARVAVLASLIGFFIGNGLMVLIGAYGAIVYQQPDVVEVLLLQGFAMAAMAMLLLNIWSTQDNTIYNFAVAGCNLLRTGRRKTVTLAGAVIGTLLALLGMYDMLVPYLILLGTVIPPIGGVIMADFFFRWRGRYPRLADARLPAFNWPGLGAYAVGTVAAFSSPWVAPLVGIAAAALTYVIVTGVLGARSATAPLQDL; from the coding sequence ATGACGCAGAACGCTCCCGGCAACGATTACCCCCTCAGCGAAGTCCCCATGCACGCGCGCAAAGGCCTGGCCTCGACGGCGATGGTGTTACTGGGCTTCACGTTTTTCACCGCGACCATGTTTGCCGGCGGCAAGCTCGGCGTGGCGTTCAGTTTCGGCGAGATGATGGCGGTGATCATCGTCGGCAATCTGCTGCTCGGCCTGTATGCGGCGGGTCTGGGTTATATCGCCTTCAAAAGCGGCCTCAACTCAGTACTGATGGGGCGTTTCTGCTTCGGTGAAGTCGGCAGCAAGCTCAGCGACCTGATCCTCGGTTTCACCCAGATCGGCTGGTACGCCTGGGGCACCGCGACCGCCGCAGTGGTGCTCGGCAAATATTTCGATCTCGCTGAAGGCACGGTGCTCGGCCTGATGGTGCTGTTCGGCCTGGTGTTCTGCGCCACCGCGTATGTCGGTTATCGCGGACTGGAGATTCTCTCGTACATCGCCGTGCCAGCAATGATGTTGTTGCTGATGCTGTCGATGTGGGTGGCGACGGTGAAAGTCGGCGGTTTCGAAGGCTTGCTCAGCGTGGTGCCGACGGGTTCGCTGGACTGGTCGACGGCGATCACTTTGGTATTCGGCACCTTCGTCAGCGGCGCGACGCAGGCGACCAACTGGACGCGCTTCTCGCGCTCGGCGCGTGTTGCCGTGTTGGCCAGCCTGATCGGCTTCTTCATCGGCAACGGCCTGATGGTATTGATCGGCGCGTACGGCGCCATCGTCTATCAACAACCGGATGTGGTGGAAGTGCTGCTGTTGCAAGGTTTCGCCATGGCCGCAATGGCCATGCTGTTGCTGAATATCTGGAGCACCCAGGACAACACCATCTACAACTTCGCCGTCGCCGGTTGCAACCTGCTGCGCACCGGCCGGCGCAAAACCGTGACGCTGGCCGGTGCGGTGATCGGTACCCTCCTCGCCCTGCTGGGCATGTACGACATGCTGGTGCCTTATCTGATCCTGCTTGGCACGGTGATTCCGCCGATTGGCGGGGTGATCATGGCGGACTTCTTCTTCCGTTGGCGCGGGCGCTATCCGCGCCTGGCCGACGCGCGGTTGCCGGCGTTCAACTGGCCGGGCCTCGGGGCTTACGCAGTCGGCACCGTCGCCGCGTTCAGCTCGCCGTGGGTCGCGCCGCTGGTAGGCATCGCTGCTGCCGCGCTAACGTATGTCATCGTCACCGGCGTGCTCGGCGCTCGCAGCGCGACCGCGCCACTACAAGACCTATAA
- the queD gene encoding 6-carboxytetrahydropterin synthase QueD, which translates to MEIFKEFTFESAHRLPHVPDGHKCGRLHGHSFKVALHLSGDLDPHTGWIRDFSEIKAIFKPLYERLDHNYLNDIPGLENPTSEVLAKFIWNEMKPLLPELSAIRIHETCTSGCIYRGE; encoded by the coding sequence GTGGAAATCTTCAAAGAATTTACCTTCGAATCCGCCCACCGCCTGCCGCACGTCCCGGACGGCCACAAGTGCGGGCGTCTGCACGGTCACTCGTTCAAAGTGGCGCTTCACCTCAGCGGCGACCTCGATCCGCACACCGGCTGGATCCGCGATTTCTCCGAGATCAAAGCGATCTTCAAGCCGCTGTACGAGCGCCTCGATCACAACTACCTGAACGACATTCCCGGTCTGGAAAACCCGACCAGCGAAGTGCTGGCCAAATTCATCTGGAATGAAATGAAGCCATTGCTGCCGGAATTGAGCGCGATCCGTATTCACGAGACCTGCACCAGCGGTTGTATCTATCGCGGTGAATAA
- a CDS encoding PepSY domain-containing protein, which yields MKVNVRTTRRTALVLVMCCSTAMARDLGPDEALNLRKQGVILPLEQVLQQAMDRYPGAKLLEVELEEKHDVYIYEVELLTIEGVARELHLKADTGELVKDKED from the coding sequence ATGAAGGTTAATGTTCGCACCACCCGCCGTACGGCGTTGGTGCTGGTGATGTGTTGCTCGACGGCGATGGCTCGCGACCTCGGCCCGGACGAAGCGCTCAATTTGCGCAAGCAGGGCGTGATCCTGCCGCTGGAGCAAGTACTGCAGCAGGCGATGGACCGCTATCCCGGCGCAAAACTGCTGGAAGTCGAGCTGGAAGAAAAACACGACGTCTACATTTATGAAGTCGAGTTGCTCACCATCGAAGGCGTCGCCCGTGAGCTGCACCTGAAGGCCGATACCGGCGAACTTGTGAAAGACAAGGAAGATTGA
- a CDS encoding patatin-like phospholipase family protein, translated as MTAIHIKFPALTLKAGPRAMARIRAQGLSAADIGTLPGAAGGPKALGIQGLDLALFGEWLPSAPRERSLIGASVGSWRFASACLPDAAEGIRRLGHLYAEQNFNKGVTMAEISQSSQRMLNDLLDGRDASILDNAHYRLNIMVVKSQGRLADDHRGRLGLALGSVIADNLRGRARLSRHFERLIIHDPRLAPPVNALNDFPSRFVALNAGNLRQALLASGSIPMVMEGVRDLPGAGVGTFRDGGLLDYHLDLPYSGDGIVLYPHFTDRVIPGWFDKTLPWRKASVERLQDVLLLAPSKEYLARLPYGKLPDRNDFKRFMGDAPSRQKYWHAAMDESRRLGDEFLELTANGRLAERLLTL; from the coding sequence ATGACCGCCATCCACATCAAATTCCCCGCCCTCACCCTCAAGGCCGGCCCGCGCGCCATGGCGCGGATTCGTGCGCAAGGCCTGAGCGCCGCCGATATCGGCACCCTGCCCGGTGCCGCCGGTGGGCCGAAGGCGTTGGGGATTCAGGGGCTGGATCTGGCGTTGTTCGGCGAATGGCTGCCGAGCGCACCACGTGAGCGTTCGCTGATCGGCGCCTCGGTCGGTTCCTGGCGCTTCGCCAGTGCCTGCCTGCCGGACGCCGCCGAAGGCATTCGCCGCCTCGGCCATCTGTACGCCGAGCAGAACTTCAACAAAGGCGTGACCATGGCCGAGATCAGTCAGAGCTCGCAGCGCATGCTCAACGACCTGCTCGACGGCCGCGACGCGAGCATCCTCGACAACGCCCATTACCGCTTGAACATCATGGTGGTGAAAAGTCAGGGGCGTCTGGCTGATGACCATCGCGGGCGCCTCGGTCTGGCGCTGGGCTCGGTGATCGCCGACAACTTGCGCGGCCGCGCGCGGCTGTCGCGGCACTTCGAACGGCTGATCATCCACGACCCGCGCCTCGCCCCACCGGTGAATGCGCTGAACGACTTCCCGTCGCGATTCGTCGCGCTGAATGCCGGTAATCTGCGCCAAGCGCTGCTGGCTTCGGGTTCGATCCCGATGGTCATGGAAGGCGTGCGCGATCTGCCGGGTGCCGGCGTCGGCACGTTCCGCGATGGCGGCCTGCTCGACTATCACCTCGATCTGCCCTACAGCGGCGACGGCATCGTGCTCTATCCGCACTTCACCGACCGGGTGATTCCCGGCTGGTTCGACAAGACCCTGCCGTGGCGCAAGGCCTCGGTGGAGCGCTTGCAGGACGTGCTGCTGCTCGCGCCGTCGAAGGAATATCTGGCGCGCCTGCCCTACGGCAAACTGCCCGACCGCAACGACTTCAAACGCTTCATGGGTGATGCACCCAGCCGGCAGAAATACTGGCACGCGGCGATGGACGAGAGCCGCCGTCTCGGCGATGAGTTCCTTGAACTGACTGCCAATGGTCGCCTCGCCGAGCGCTTGCTGACCCTTTAG
- a CDS encoding alpha/beta hydrolase → MTDWLLDQVFDFNGRQIRYAVHGEGPPLVFVHGTPFSSYVWHRIAPHFFATHRVHYFDLLGYGRSEQPDADVSLGVQNHLLAQLLDHWNLQRPDVVAHDFGGATVLRAHLLNAKDYRSLTLIDPVALTPWGSPFVQHVRQHEAAFSGLPDYIQRAIVPTYIRGAIHRDIPDDELAPYVQPWLGDPGQAAFYRQIAQMDERYTLEAQPLYPTIRCPVQILWGEDDQWIPIERGRALHQMIPGSQFQPIANAGHLVQEDAPEAIAAALLRFL, encoded by the coding sequence ATGACAGACTGGCTGCTGGATCAGGTCTTTGACTTCAACGGCCGACAAATACGTTACGCCGTACACGGCGAGGGCCCGCCGCTGGTGTTCGTGCATGGCACGCCGTTTTCGTCGTACGTGTGGCACCGGATTGCACCGCACTTTTTCGCCACGCATCGCGTGCATTACTTCGACCTGCTCGGCTACGGGCGCTCCGAACAACCCGACGCCGATGTCTCCCTCGGTGTGCAAAACCACCTGCTGGCGCAACTGCTCGACCACTGGAATCTGCAACGCCCGGATGTCGTGGCTCACGACTTCGGCGGCGCCACGGTGCTGCGCGCACATCTGCTCAACGCCAAGGATTACCGCAGCCTGACCCTGATTGATCCGGTCGCACTGACGCCTTGGGGTTCGCCGTTCGTGCAGCATGTGCGTCAGCATGAAGCAGCCTTCAGCGGACTGCCCGATTACATCCAGCGCGCCATCGTGCCGACCTACATTCGCGGGGCGATTCACCGCGATATTCCTGACGACGAACTCGCTCCCTATGTGCAGCCATGGTTGGGCGATCCGGGGCAAGCGGCGTTCTACCGACAGATTGCGCAAATGGATGAGCGCTACACGCTGGAAGCGCAACCGCTGTACCCGACGATCCGCTGTCCGGTACAGATTCTTTGGGGTGAAGACGATCAGTGGATTCCCATCGAGCGTGGCCGGGCGTTACATCAGATGATCCCGGGATCACAATTCCAGCCGATTGCCAACGCCGGCCACCTCGTCCAGGAAGACGCCCCCGAAGCCATCGCCGCCGCCCTGCTGCGCTTTCTCTGA
- the codA gene encoding cytosine deaminase, translating into MHIINARLRNQEGLHELHLEDGLIRSIARQTEAPTLGPDDLDAGGNLVVPPFVEPHIHLDATLTAGEPRWNMSGTLFEGIECWGERKVTITEEDTKTRAKKTIQALAAHGIQHVRTHVDVTDPQLTALKAMLEVREESRHLIDLQIVAFPQEGIESFRNGRELMEEAIRMGADVVGGIPHFEYTRDQGVSSVKFLMDLAERTGCLVDVHCDETDDPHSRFLEVLAEEARSRDMGALVTASHTTAMGSYDNAYCAKLFRLLGHSGISFVSCPTESIHLQGRFDNFPKRRGVTRVNELLEAGMNVCFGQDSIVDPWYPLGNGNILRVLEAGLHICHMLGYRNLQSALDLVTDNSAKAMHLGERYGLEQGRPANLLILSADSDYEVIRSQGLPLYSIRSGKVLMKRQMPVVEFAPQLI; encoded by the coding sequence ATGCACATCATCAACGCCCGTTTGCGCAACCAGGAAGGTTTGCACGAATTGCACCTTGAAGACGGTCTGATCCGCAGCATTGCCCGGCAGACCGAAGCGCCGACCCTAGGCCCGGATGACCTTGACGCCGGCGGCAATCTGGTGGTGCCGCCCTTCGTCGAGCCGCACATTCACCTCGACGCCACGCTGACCGCTGGCGAGCCGCGCTGGAACATGAGCGGCACGCTGTTCGAAGGCATCGAATGCTGGGGCGAGCGCAAGGTCACCATCACCGAAGAAGACACCAAGACCCGCGCCAAAAAAACCATTCAAGCGCTGGCCGCTCACGGCATTCAGCATGTGCGCACCCACGTCGACGTTACCGACCCGCAACTCACCGCGCTCAAAGCCATGCTCGAAGTGCGCGAAGAAAGCCGCCACCTCATCGATCTGCAAATCGTCGCGTTTCCGCAGGAAGGCATCGAGTCGTTCCGCAACGGTCGCGAATTGATGGAAGAAGCGATCCGCATGGGCGCGGACGTGGTTGGCGGCATTCCGCATTTCGAGTACACCCGCGATCAGGGCGTCAGCTCAGTGAAGTTCCTGATGGACCTGGCCGAGCGCACCGGTTGCCTGGTCGACGTGCATTGTGACGAAACCGACGACCCGCATTCACGCTTCCTCGAAGTGCTCGCCGAAGAAGCGCGCAGTCGCGACATGGGCGCCCTCGTCACCGCCAGCCACACCACGGCGATGGGTTCTTACGACAATGCCTACTGCGCGAAACTGTTCCGTTTGCTGGGCCATTCCGGGATCAGTTTTGTCTCCTGCCCGACCGAGAGCATTCACCTGCAAGGACGCTTCGACAACTTCCCCAAACGCCGGGGCGTCACTCGCGTCAATGAACTGCTAGAAGCTGGGATGAACGTGTGTTTCGGTCAGGACTCGATCGTCGATCCGTGGTATCCGCTGGGCAACGGCAATATCCTGCGGGTGCTCGAAGCGGGGCTGCACATCTGCCACATGCTCGGTTATCGCAACCTGCAAAGTGCGCTGGACCTGGTCACCGACAACAGCGCCAAAGCCATGCATCTGGGTGAGCGCTATGGCCTGGAACAGGGGCGTCCGGCGAATCTGCTGATTCTGTCGGCGGACAGTGATTACGAGGTCATTCGCAGCCAAGGCTTGCCGTTGTATTCGATTCGCAGCGGCAAGGTGTTGATGAAACGGCAAATGCCGGTGGTGGAATTTGCCCCGCAACTGATCTGA
- the tssI gene encoding type VI secretion system tip protein TssI/VgrG, producing MFNPANETHFSLKVEDYVGDLQVLSFTGTEGISQPFRFDLELVSENPDLDLEQLLHKQAFLAFDPQGSGIHGQIYRVAQGDAGKRLTRYKVSMVPQLQYLHHRTNQRIYQQMSAPKIIALILEEHGIKGNAYSFQLSQPCPDRDYCVQYDETDLHFVQRLCEEEGIHYHFQHSDKGHLLVFGDDQTVFPDLGQPTAYVQGSGMVAEEPVIKGFKLRLETRTSRTTRRDYDFEKPRLQMEAAYKPEGESTEPDLEDYDYPGRFIDRARGKFLSQRALERHRADYRQAEGRGDQTKLVSGHFMAMSDHPRSEWNDLWLLTEIFHEGKQPQVLEEGVTSDTTDNKDDFHQGYRNTFLATPWDVFYRPALEHPKPRVLGSQTAMVTGPKGEEIHCDQYGRIKVQFHWDREGLADDKTSCWLRVSSSWAGDRYGAISIPRIGMEVLVTFLEGDPDQPLVTGCLYHKENPVPYALPANKTRSVFKTLSSPGGGGYNELRIEDKKGAEQIYIHAQRDWDENVEHDQKIRVGNERHDTVVKNTYTELKAEEHRTTIADRKVEVKANDHLTVGQNQHVKLGTAQLTSAGQEIHLRAGEKMVIEAGTELTIKAGGSFIKLDGGGITVIGPVVKINAGGAAGSGSGIAILLPKLPVPPPSAKPGNLLGSAQPGVLAPPPEPREYFFDIKLTDVPGDDGFPLAHTAWSIVQDGEDALLLEGRTDDDGRVNIDDAQRLKLSKAYATKGALWLCYPGQRVPVALHDEPSDADKERFALAALDFHDSAKKGRISTANSERSKQDLLADGDLYSQLQTRDE from the coding sequence ATGTTCAACCCCGCAAACGAAACCCACTTCAGCCTCAAAGTGGAAGACTACGTCGGCGACCTGCAAGTGCTGTCGTTCACCGGCACCGAAGGCATCAGCCAGCCGTTTCGTTTCGACCTCGAACTGGTCAGCGAAAACCCTGATCTGGACCTCGAACAACTGCTGCACAAGCAGGCGTTTCTGGCGTTCGATCCGCAAGGCTCCGGCATCCACGGGCAGATCTACCGCGTCGCCCAAGGCGATGCCGGCAAGCGCCTGACCCGCTACAAAGTGTCGATGGTGCCGCAACTGCAATACCTGCATCACCGCACCAATCAACGCATCTACCAGCAGATGTCGGCGCCAAAAATCATCGCGCTGATCCTCGAAGAACACGGCATCAAGGGCAACGCCTACAGCTTCCAGCTGAGTCAGCCATGCCCGGATCGCGACTACTGCGTGCAATACGACGAAACCGACCTGCACTTCGTCCAGCGCCTGTGCGAAGAGGAAGGCATTCACTACCATTTCCAGCACAGCGACAAAGGCCACCTGCTGGTGTTCGGCGACGACCAGACCGTGTTCCCCGACCTCGGCCAGCCAACCGCGTACGTGCAAGGCAGCGGCATGGTCGCCGAAGAACCGGTGATCAAAGGCTTCAAACTGCGCCTGGAAACCCGCACCAGCCGCACCACACGCCGCGACTACGACTTCGAAAAGCCGCGCCTGCAAATGGAAGCGGCTTACAAACCCGAAGGCGAGAGCACTGAGCCAGATCTGGAAGACTACGACTACCCCGGCCGCTTCATCGACCGCGCCCGTGGCAAGTTCCTCAGCCAACGCGCCCTCGAACGCCACCGCGCCGACTACCGCCAGGCCGAAGGTCGCGGCGACCAGACCAAACTGGTCAGCGGCCACTTCATGGCCATGTCCGACCACCCGCGCAGCGAGTGGAACGACCTGTGGCTGCTCACCGAAATCTTCCACGAAGGCAAACAACCGCAAGTCCTCGAAGAAGGCGTGACCAGCGACACCACCGACAACAAAGACGACTTCCACCAAGGCTACCGCAACACCTTCCTCGCCACCCCGTGGGACGTGTTCTACCGCCCGGCCCTCGAACACCCGAAACCGCGCGTCCTCGGCAGCCAGACCGCCATGGTCACCGGCCCCAAAGGCGAAGAAATCCACTGCGACCAGTACGGCCGCATCAAAGTCCAGTTCCACTGGGACCGCGAAGGCCTCGCCGACGACAAAACCAGCTGCTGGCTGCGCGTCTCCAGCTCCTGGGCCGGCGACCGCTACGGCGCGATCAGCATCCCGCGCATCGGCATGGAAGTCCTCGTCACCTTCCTCGAAGGCGACCCCGACCAACCGCTGGTGACCGGCTGCCTGTACCACAAGGAAAACCCGGTGCCGTACGCACTGCCGGCGAACAAGACCCGCAGCGTGTTCAAAACGCTCAGTTCACCGGGTGGCGGTGGGTACAACGAACTGCGCATCGAAGACAAGAAAGGTGCGGAGCAGATCTACATTCATGCCCAGCGTGATTGGGATGAAAACGTAGAGCATGACCAGAAGATTCGGGTCGGGAATGAACGCCACGACACGGTGGTGAAGAACACTTACACCGAGCTCAAGGCCGAGGAACACCGCACCACGATTGCCGATCGCAAGGTTGAGGTCAAAGCCAACGATCACCTGACCGTCGGCCAGAACCAGCACGTCAAACTCGGCACCGCCCAACTGACCAGCGCCGGCCAGGAAATACACCTCAGGGCCGGCGAAAAAATGGTCATCGAGGCCGGTACGGAACTGACGATCAAGGCCGGCGGCAGCTTCATCAAACTCGATGGCGGCGGCATCACCGTGATCGGGCCAGTGGTGAAAATCAATGCCGGGGGCGCGGCGGGAAGTGGTTCGGGGATTGCGATACTGCTGCCAAAACTGCCGGTACCTCCGCCGTCAGCCAAGCCCGGCAACCTGCTCGGCAGCGCCCAACCCGGCGTGCTCGCCCCCCCGCCGGAACCCAGGGAGTATTTCTTCGACATCAAGTTGACCGATGTTCCGGGTGACGACGGTTTCCCGTTGGCGCACACAGCCTGGTCTATCGTGCAGGACGGCGAAGATGCCCTGCTGCTCGAAGGTCGGACTGACGATGACGGACGGGTCAATATCGATGATGCGCAGCGCTTGAAATTGTCCAAAGCCTACGCAACCAAGGGAGCCTTGTGGCTGTGTTATCCCGGGCAACGGGTGCCGGTGGCGCTGCACGACGAACCATCGGATGCCGACAAGGAACGCTTTGCCCTCGCCGCCCTCGACTTCCACGACAGCGCCAAAAAAGGCCGGATCAGCACCGCGAACAGTGAACGCAGCAAACAGGATCTGCTCGCCGACGGCGATCTGTACAGCCAGTTGCAAACCAGGGACGAATGA
- a CDS encoding PepSY domain-containing protein: protein MKTLTALSIASIIGLTASTVHARDLGPDEALRLRDAGTIVSFEKLNATALAKHPGSTITDTELEEQYGKYIYQIEMRDPQGLEWDLELDAVTGQVLKDHQDT, encoded by the coding sequence ATGAAAACCCTGACTGCCCTGTCCATTGCCTCGATCATCGGTCTCACTGCCAGCACTGTTCACGCCCGCGATCTCGGCCCTGACGAAGCCCTGCGCCTGCGCGACGCTGGTACTATCGTCTCCTTCGAGAAGCTCAACGCCACCGCGTTGGCCAAACATCCGGGTTCGACGATCACCGACACCGAGCTGGAAGAGCAGTACGGCAAGTACATCTACCAGATCGAAATGCGTGATCCGCAGGGGCTGGAGTGGGATCTGGAATTAGACGCGGTGACTGGGCAGGTTCTCAAGGATCATCAGGATACGTAA